A genomic segment from Thermoplasmatales archaeon encodes:
- a CDS encoding heavy-metal-associated domain-containing protein, translated as MDEKNIKLRIYGMTCENCAITISESLVKQRGVKDVKISLSTGTGNIRIDPSEVAPESVLKNPIFSGKSHYKATIMEY; from the coding sequence ATGGATGAAAAGAACATAAAACTGAGAATATATGGAATGACCTGTGAAAACTGCGCCATTACAATATCAGAGAGCCTTGTGAAACAGCGGGGTGTAAAAGACGTCAAGATATCCCTCTCCACAGGTACCGGAAATATAAGAATCGATCCCTCTGAGGTTGCACCTGAGAGCGTTCTTAAAAACCCGATTTTCTCAGGGAAATCCCATTACAAAGCAACGATTATGGAATACTAA
- the merA gene encoding mercury(II) reductase → MDKEVKQFDLVILGNGAAAFSAAIKASDLSNGEMTIAMIGYGLIGGTCVNVGCVPSKYLLEASHRVFSPKHPKMEGIYETRVNHNFEEIMKGLRSYVDHARNAKYEQVIKGYSNVTLFNGRGKFVERKTILVANPDTGYSDLISGSNILIATGSHPTVPKIEGLDETGFLTSDSVWGLSRLPDSVAIIGGGAIGLEIGQALLHLGSRVTVIEALDSLLPQTEPEIGITLKDRLEKEGMKFYLRARVSSVRKSGNDKSLEIITHKGTEMLHAEELIVATGRKPNTEYLNLKVAEVDTDAGGGIITSNTMKTTSTGIYAAGDCVSKKMFLETLAAREGVVAVSNMFGEDLKIDYDSTTWAVFTDPQVAGVGMTENQFSRKNGSCSCRVFSLENLTKASIIGETKGVIKITVNPADNRVVGVHIFAPNATDIITEGAYAIRNGYTIDDIIATSHIFPSISEGIKLAAQSFIRDISKMSCCVE, encoded by the coding sequence TTGGATAAAGAAGTAAAACAGTTTGATCTCGTGATTCTTGGAAACGGCGCTGCGGCATTTTCAGCTGCAATAAAAGCTTCAGACCTAAGCAATGGTGAGATGACAATTGCCATGATCGGATACGGCCTCATCGGTGGTACATGCGTAAACGTCGGATGCGTTCCATCAAAATACCTGCTTGAAGCTTCGCACAGAGTATTCAGTCCGAAGCACCCAAAGATGGAAGGAATATACGAGACCCGTGTGAATCACAATTTTGAAGAAATCATGAAGGGTCTCCGTTCGTATGTTGACCATGCCAGAAATGCAAAGTACGAGCAGGTTATAAAAGGTTATAGCAATGTCACCTTGTTTAATGGTCGTGGCAAATTTGTTGAACGAAAAACCATCTTGGTTGCAAACCCTGACACAGGCTATAGCGATTTGATATCAGGATCTAATATACTTATCGCCACTGGATCACATCCAACAGTTCCGAAGATCGAGGGACTTGATGAAACAGGATTCCTTACAAGCGACTCAGTGTGGGGACTCAGCAGATTACCAGATTCTGTTGCGATCATAGGAGGAGGGGCAATTGGGCTGGAAATAGGCCAAGCTCTCTTGCACCTTGGATCGAGGGTGACTGTTATAGAAGCGCTGGATTCCCTGCTTCCACAAACAGAGCCAGAGATAGGAATTACCCTGAAAGATCGCCTGGAAAAAGAAGGCATGAAATTTTATCTGAGAGCAAGAGTGAGTTCTGTCAGAAAATCGGGGAACGACAAATCTCTGGAGATCATAACACATAAGGGAACTGAAATGCTGCATGCTGAGGAACTGATAGTTGCAACTGGGAGGAAGCCTAATACAGAATACCTCAATTTGAAAGTTGCTGAGGTTGATACAGATGCCGGAGGAGGCATTATCACTTCCAACACAATGAAAACAACATCTACAGGTATTTATGCAGCAGGAGACTGTGTTTCAAAGAAAATGTTCTTGGAGACGCTTGCGGCAAGGGAAGGTGTGGTGGCAGTAAGCAACATGTTTGGCGAGGATCTTAAGATCGATTACGATTCCACTACTTGGGCTGTATTTACAGACCCACAGGTTGCGGGAGTTGGCATGACGGAGAATCAGTTCTCCAGGAAGAACGGATCCTGTTCGTGCAGGGTGTTTTCTCTTGAGAACCTTACAAAAGCAAGCATCATAGGTGAGACAAAAGGAGTGATAAAAATTACGGTCAACCCGGCAGACAATCGGGTTGTTGGCGTTCACATTTTCGCTCCGAACGCAACGGACATCATAACAGAGGGAGCTTATGCGATAAGGAATGGCTATACGATAGACGATATCATTGCGACAAGCCATATATTCCCATCTATCTCGGAAGGCATTAAACTTGCAGCCCAGTCATTCATTAGGG
- a CDS encoding GNAT family N-acetyltransferase, translating to MIRLAKDQDWIQISEVSKRSGYEDYINREGKAYLKWGEVLVYEDGSIGGFSKIEYLDDGSAWLSGLRVHPAFWRKGIGTKLTEASIERALEHSCTSVRMLINDENEASLNLSLKLGFRILESFYFLDGIPLLDRFEASEINYDGLLNNGWKFTKNKGPVPSFVKGNGERWVIYRGVSETAQILQKSSEPIGFTGSGYTCISSNVNLNTILEKHLDLEFTFAHVMEKKIK from the coding sequence TTGATAAGACTGGCTAAAGACCAAGACTGGATTCAAATAAGCGAAGTTTCTAAACGCTCAGGCTATGAAGATTATATAAACAGAGAAGGAAAAGCGTACTTGAAGTGGGGTGAAGTTCTAGTATACGAGGATGGATCGATAGGTGGTTTTTCAAAGATTGAATACCTCGATGATGGTTCTGCGTGGCTGAGTGGATTAAGAGTGCATCCAGCGTTCTGGAGAAAAGGCATCGGTACAAAGCTCACAGAAGCGTCAATTGAGCGAGCTCTGGAACACAGCTGTACATCAGTAAGAATGCTAATCAACGACGAAAATGAAGCGTCGTTGAACCTTTCCCTGAAACTTGGATTTCGTATACTTGAAAGTTTCTATTTCCTTGATGGTATCCCTCTTTTGGATCGCTTTGAGGCGAGCGAAATAAATTACGATGGACTCCTTAATAATGGATGGAAATTTACGAAGAATAAAGGTCCTGTGCCTTCATTTGTAAAAGGCAATGGGGAGAGGTGGGTGATATACAGAGGGGTTTCTGAGACCGCTCAGATACTGCAAAAGTCCAGTGAACCGATCGGGTTTACGGGAAGCGGATACACATGCATCTCCTCAAACGTAAATTTGAACACAATACTTGAGAAGCACCTTGATCTTGAATTCACATTTGCTCACGTCATGGAGAAGAAAATAAAGTGA
- a CDS encoding phenylalanine--tRNA ligase subunit alpha yields MENNEKKYNASISLNEFKVLNFIREHSRDVRTVPEPEISIPGMERVQIASSISWLESKNLIYVSRKEESYFSLGEEGSEFLVSGLPEERLYEHCASKGSFFIGELAEHFGEKDIRVALAQLSKYGIRPDHGKIEFEKNEEIEQDIFKKKLFLENLSKGNKIADKEMLERFRKRGGVILERKRTVREISITPLGAEAISHYSESGQIEEITSEIMTSGKWKEKKFRDYDLTSQVESRTGSFLHPLTLLTSEIKKIFVGMGFTEMPGHYIEYSGWNMDALFIPQDHPAREMQDTFFLKSQKKPVFEHPEVLKILKRVHENGIKAYRGWEYEWSETKAMDLLLRTHTTVSTIRYLYEHPEPPVAVFSVDKVFRHESVDWKHLAELNQIEGAYYGKDANLSTLKWLMTEFYGRLGFNKLKFIPSYYPYTEPSMDVVAYLDGKEVELGGSGVFRPEVTEPLGLKGKVIAWGLGLERLAMLYYGLDDVRKIYQSDIEWLRTYSVVNH; encoded by the coding sequence ATGGAAAATAACGAGAAAAAATATAATGCCAGTATAAGTCTCAATGAATTCAAGGTTTTAAATTTCATACGTGAACATTCTAGGGATGTGAGGACGGTACCCGAACCTGAGATCTCTATACCGGGTATGGAAAGGGTTCAGATCGCAAGCTCCATCTCATGGTTGGAAAGCAAGAATCTCATATACGTCTCTAGGAAAGAAGAATCTTATTTCTCACTTGGTGAAGAGGGTTCAGAATTTCTAGTGTCCGGACTGCCTGAAGAAAGGTTATATGAGCACTGTGCATCCAAGGGTTCATTTTTTATAGGAGAACTTGCGGAACACTTTGGCGAAAAGGATATTCGAGTAGCTCTAGCACAACTGTCGAAGTACGGAATACGGCCTGATCACGGTAAAATAGAGTTTGAAAAGAACGAGGAGATTGAACAAGACATCTTTAAGAAGAAGTTATTCCTGGAGAACCTCTCGAAAGGAAACAAGATCGCCGATAAAGAAATGCTGGAACGCTTCAGGAAACGCGGTGGAGTAATTCTTGAGAGGAAGAGAACAGTCAGAGAAATTTCAATCACTCCCCTTGGCGCTGAGGCCATCTCCCATTATAGTGAATCTGGCCAGATTGAGGAGATCACCTCAGAGATAATGACATCGGGAAAATGGAAGGAGAAGAAATTCAGGGATTACGATCTCACCTCGCAGGTTGAGTCAAGAACTGGGAGCTTCCTGCATCCTCTTACCCTGCTCACCTCAGAAATCAAGAAAATATTTGTCGGTATGGGTTTCACTGAAATGCCAGGGCATTACATAGAATACTCTGGATGGAATATGGATGCCCTTTTTATTCCTCAGGATCATCCGGCTCGGGAAATGCAGGACACCTTTTTCCTTAAAAGCCAAAAAAAGCCGGTTTTCGAGCATCCTGAAGTACTTAAAATATTGAAAAGAGTGCATGAAAATGGTATAAAAGCATACCGTGGCTGGGAATATGAATGGTCGGAGACGAAGGCAATGGATCTATTGTTGAGAACGCATACGACCGTTAGTACGATACGGTACCTGTATGAGCATCCGGAACCTCCGGTTGCAGTGTTCTCAGTAGATAAGGTGTTCCGGCATGAAAGCGTGGACTGGAAGCATTTGGCAGAACTGAATCAAATAGAGGGGGCGTATTACGGAAAGGATGCTAATTTATCAACCCTTAAATGGCTCATGACGGAATTTTATGGCCGACTGGGATTTAACAAATTGAAATTCATTCCATCCTATTATCCCTATACAGAACCAAGCATGGACGTTGTTGCTTATCTCGATGGCAAAGAGGTGGAGCTAGGGGGTTCAGGGGTTTTCAGGCCGGAGGTCACTGAACCTCTCGGCCTTAAAGGAAAGGTGATAGCATGGGGTCTGGGCTTGGAAAGGCTTGCTATGCTTTATTATGGCCTTGATGACGTCAGGAAAATATATCAAAGCGACATCGAGTGGCTGAGGACATACTCAGTGGTAAATCATTGA